The proteins below are encoded in one region of Oncorhynchus gorbuscha isolate QuinsamMale2020 ecotype Even-year linkage group LG01, OgorEven_v1.0, whole genome shotgun sequence:
- the LOC124036149 gene encoding glycine cleavage system H protein, mitochondrial-like yields MATCVMLRCLSSNFTSAMPFLYSSAQLTPSRLVSRAYGLRTLFTTTRLSSALKFTDKHEWIRVEGEVGTVGISKFAQEALGDVVYCGLPEVGTQLAQTDEFGALESVKAASELYSPLTGEVTEVNTLLADNPGLVNKSCYKDGWLMKMTIANPKELDALMDEKAYERYIRSIED; encoded by the exons ATGGCTACGTGTGTAATGCTACGTTGCTTGTCTTCCAACTTTACCTCTGCCATGCCCTTTCTCTACAGTTCGGCACAGCTAACTCCCTCTCGGCTGGTATCCAGGGCATATGGACTACGGACTCTGTTCACTACCACCCGACTCTCATCAG CTCTTAAATTCACAGACAAACACGAATGGATAcgagtagagggggaggtagggacggTTGGCATCAGCAAATTTGCTCAG GAGGCTCTAGGAGATGTGGTGTACTGTGGACTACCAGAGGTTGGCACACAGCTGGCACAAACTG ATGAATTTGGAGCATTGGAGAGTGTGAAGGCAGCCAGTGAACTGTACTCTCCTCTAACCGGGGAAGTAACAGAGGTCAACACACTCCTGGCAGACAACCCCGGCCTCGTCAACAAGTCCTGCTACAAAGACG GATGGCTGATGAAGATGACCATTGCTAACCCTAAGGAGTTGGATGCTCTGATGGATGAGAAGGCTTATGAGAGATACATCAGATCCATAGAAGACTAG